The Manihot esculenta cultivar AM560-2 chromosome 17, M.esculenta_v8, whole genome shotgun sequence genome contains the following window.
TGTGCTAAGGGCTATTACAATGATCTTGCTACACTTCTTCTTACCACAAATGATGATGCTGTCCGAAACATCTTCTCTTCCAACACTCCAAAAGAATTTCAGCCTGTGTCTCTCTTAATTTTCTTTGCAGTTTATTGCGTTTTAGGACTATTTACCTTTGGCATTGCAGTACCCTCAGGTCTCTTCCTCCCTATGATACTTATGGGGTCAGCTTATGGCCGTCTGCTTGGTGTTATCATGGGTTCCTATACCAATATTGACCAGGGGCTTTATGCAGTTCTTGGTGCAGCTTCGCTCATGGCTGGCTCGATGAGGATGACTGTTTCACTCTGTGTAATTTTTCTTGAACTTACAAACAACCTTTTATTACTTCCCATAACAATGATTGTCCTCCTGATAGCAAAAACAGTAGGAGACAGCTTCAATCCAAGTGTTTATGATATTATACTGCACCTAAAAGGCCTACCTTTCTTGGACGCAAATCCTGAGCCATGGATGAGAAATCTCACCGTGGGCGAGCTTGCTAATGCCAAATCACCACTGGTTACTCTTTCTGGAGTGGAGAAGGTTTCCCGGATTGTAGATGTCCTTAAAAACACCACGCACAATGGGTTCCCTGTGGTGGACGAGGAGGTGGTACCGCCTGTTGGGCAAGCCACAGGGGCAACAGAATTGCATGGATTAATCCTGCGAGCTCACCTTGTTCAAGCGCTCAAGAAGAAGTGGTTCCTGAAGGAGAAGAGGAGAACAGAGGAGTGGGAAGTAAGAGAGAAATTTACGTGGGTTGAGTTGGCTGAGAGGGAAGGGAAGATTGAAGAGGTTGCAGTGACAATGGATGAAATGGAAATGTATGTTGATCTGCATCCTCTCACCAATACAACACCGTACACGGTTGTAGAGAGCATTTCATTGGCAAAAGCTCTGGTGCTTTTCAGGCAAGTAGGGCTTCGCCACTTGCTCATTGTTCCCAAATATGAAGCTGCCGGCGTAAGTTTATCAAGCATTTCACACTAACTTCAAATAGATACACACAACACCAGTTGGTTAATTGCATGCTTTATGCTGTAGGTGTCTCCGGTGGTCGGAATGTTGACTCGGCAGGATTTAAGGGCATACAACATCTTGAGTGCCTTTCCTCATTTGGTCAGATCAGATTGCAGAGAAAAGCAGAACTAAATTTGTGATGGCAAACAAATGGGTAACACAAGCTTTGCTTGAACCA
Protein-coding sequences here:
- the LOC110604388 gene encoding chloride channel protein CLC-b isoform X2, yielding MKWTLAFLVGLLTGLIATLINLAIENIAGYKLLAVFQFIENERYLTGLAYFAGANLILTGFASVLCVCFAPTAAGPGIPEIKAYLNGIDTPDMFGVSTLIVKIFGSIGAVAAGLDLGKEGPLVHIGSCIASLLGQGGPDNYRVKWRWLRYFNNDRDLRDIITCGASSGVCAAFRAPVGGVLFSLEEVATWWRSALLWRTFFSTAVVVVVLRGFIELCNSGKCGLFGRGGLIMFDVSNVTVTYQAMDIIPVIIIGILGGVLGSIYNYLLHKVLRVYNLINQKGRMPKLLLSLTVSIFTSVCLYCLPFLARCQPCDPSTTEPCPTNGRSGNFKQFNCAKGYYNDLATLLLTTNDDAVRNIFSSNTPKEFQPVSLLIFFAVYCVLGLFTFGIAVPSGLFLPMILMGSAYGRLLGVIMGSYTNIDQGLYAVLGAASLMAGSMRMTVSLCVIFLELTNNLLLLPITMIVLLIAKTVGDSFNPSVYDIILHLKGLPFLDANPEPWMRNLTVGELANAKSPLVTLSGVEKVSRIVDVLKNTTHNGFPVVDEEVVPPVGQATGATELHGLILRAHLVQALKKKWFLKEKRRTEEWEVREKFTWVELAEREGKIEEVAVTMDEMEMYVDLHPLTNTTPYTVVESISLAKALVLFRQVGLRHLLIVPKYEAAGVSPVVGMLTRQDLRAYNILSAFPHLVRSDCREKQN